In Juglans microcarpa x Juglans regia isolate MS1-56 chromosome 8D, Jm3101_v1.0, whole genome shotgun sequence, the following are encoded in one genomic region:
- the LOC121243574 gene encoding RNA polymerase II subunit A C-terminal domain phosphatase SSU72 — translation MKFRYAMVCSSNQNRSMEAHSLLKREGFEVSSYGTGAHVKLPGPSLREPNVYDFGTPYKQMYEDLRRKDSELYKRNGILPMLKRNSTVKLAPQRWQDNAADGSFDVVFTFEEKVFDIVVEDLHNRDHVLLKTVLVINLEVKDNHEEAAIGARLTLDLCQEIEASESWEDSIDDIVANFEKQQRRKLLYSISFY, via the exons ATGAAATTCCGATACGCCATGGTGTGCTCATCGAACCAGAACCGGAGCATGGAGGCGCACTCGCTCCTCAAGAGGGAGGGCTTCGAGGTCTCGTCTTACGGAACCGGGGCTCACGTTAAGCTCCCTGGTCCCTCCCTTAGAGAACCCAACGTCTACGACTTCGGTACCCCATACAAGCAGATGTACGAAGATCTCAGGCGCAAAGACTCCGAGCT CTACAAGCGTAACGGCATTTTGCCAATGCTAAAAAGAAATTCAACAGTCAAACTGGCTCCTCAGCGTTGGCAAGATAATGCTGCTGATGGTTCCTTTGACGTGGTTTTCACATTTGAAGAAAAGGTTTTTGATATTGTCGTTGAAG ATCTTCACAACCGGGATCATGTTCTTCTGAAAACTGTGCTAGTGATTAATTTGGAGGTAAAAGATAACCATGAGGAGGCAGCCATAGGAGCTCGGCTTACTTTAGATCTGTGCCAAGAG ATTGAAGCGTCAGAATCATGGGAAGACTCGATTGATGATATAGTGGCTAATTTTGAGAAACAGCAGCGACGGAAGCTATTGTATAGCATCTCCTTCTATTGA
- the LOC121242718 gene encoding U-box domain-containing protein 21-like, giving the protein MILGWRKRRIARHAGKKNPAGNHEMELVIPNHFRCPISLELMKDPVTLSSGITYDRESIETWLEAGNFTCPVTNKMLRSFDQIPNHTLRKMIQDWCVEKQNYGVERIPTPRTPVTPIEVSEILFDVSASARDIDQYRCLELVQKIQKWGAESERNRRCIVANGAAAVLAAAFDAFSNDSVERNVAVLEEILSALNWMFPFDVEAQKSLGSRASLGCMVWFLSSKDLSPKQDSIVALKELLACDQKLVEKLSDIEGVNELLVEFVKKQICPTITKASIMVIFYMVSVAYSSSEKIKLAFVKMGLVSLLLEILVDSEKSICERALGVLCGLCSCKEGREEAQSNALTVPVMVKKILRVSDLATEYSISAISELCKYGRRDEGKILVEALQVGAFQKLLLVIQVGCGDKTKEKATELLKLLNPYRAGLECIESVDFKNLKRSF; this is encoded by the coding sequence ATGATTTTAGgttggaggaagagaagaataGCCCGCCATGCCGGGAAAAAGAATCCCGCAGGCAACCACGAGATGGAGCTTGTGATTCCGAATCATTTCCGATGCCCCATATCCCTTGAGTTGATGAAAGATCCTGTCACATTGTCTTCTGGGATTACCTATGATCGTGAAAGTATCGAAACCTGGCTTGAAGCTGGGAATTTTACGTGCCCTGTCACGAATAAGATGCTCAGGAGTTTTGATCAGATTCCTAACCACACACTCAGGAAGATGATCCAAGATTGGTGCGTGGAGAAACAAAATTATGGAGTTGAACGCATCCCGACGCCGAGAACTCCAGTCACGCCAATTGAGGTTTCGGAGATTCTTTTCGATGTTTCAGCTTCAGCTCGAGATATTGACCAGTACAGATGCTTAGAATTGGTGCAGAAAATTCAGAAATGGGGTGCGGAGAGTGAACGAAATAGGAGGTGCATCGTCGCAAATGGAGCAGCCGCTGTACTGGCTGCCGCATTCGATGCATTTTCAAATGATTCTGTCGAGAGAAATGTCGCAGTGTTGGAAGAGATATTGTCTGCACTGAATTGGATGTTTCCTTTTGATGTGGAAGCCCAGAAATCCTTAGGATCTCGAGCTTCTTTGGGTTGCATGGTCTGGTTTTTGAGCAGCAAAGATCTTTCACCAAAGCAAGACTCCATAGTAGCCTTGAAAGAGCTTCTTGCTTGTGATCAAAAGCTTGTGGAAAAGCTGTCAGACATTGAGGGAGTGAATGAATTGCTAGTTGAATTCGTCAAAAAGCAAATCTGTCCAACTATTACAAAAGCTTCAATCATGGTGATTTTCTACATGGTTTCTGTTGCTTATTCGTCCAGCGAGAAGATCAAATTAGCATTTGTGAAGATGGGTTTGGTTTCTTTACTTCTGGAGATTCTTGTTGACTCAGAGAAAAGCATATGTGAGAGGGCTTTGGGTGTTCTCTGTGGACTTTGCAGCTGCAAAGAAGGGAGAGAAGAGGCTCAAAGTAATGCCTTAACCGTACCAGTCATGGTGAAGAAAATCTTGAGGGTGTCGGACTTGGCGACAGAGTATTCCATTTCTGCAATTTCGGAGCTCTGCAAATATGGAAGAAGGGATGAAGGAAAAATTCTGGTTGAGGCTCTTCAAGTTGGAGCCTTTCAGAAGCTCTTGTTAGTCATACAGGTTGGTTGTGGTGATAAGACAAAGGAGAAAGCAACTGAGCTTCTGAAACTGTTGAATCCTTACAGGGCTGGGTTGGAGTGCATTGAATCTGTGGATTTCAAGAATCTCAAAAGGtcattttga
- the LOC121242564 gene encoding extra-large guanine nucleotide-binding protein 3-like, with amino-acid sequence MASEPPAAEEEKAWEEALRKMLPVGAPLPDEEHLDYSIAIEYQGPQIPYEVPKVDPLDLDSVPVRTPSLASVSDLSSVPVAMPIIPKATRFNRFRNGGLGSGVMNTPVESPSSSSALRTQFDMQGTGDSEFGNGIGEPFSDSQRKPDVIDGKRAPVVTFNTPRDSDNEEDESDTYSSAAEFSVGSPISGARNGQKSWKKRGVCSRCGRGNRLKEKEACIVCEARYCSNCVLKAMGSMPEGRKCVSCIGQPIDEARRSVLGKSSRILAKVCSPLEVKQIMKAEKECAANQLRPEQLVVNGKQLRQEELAEVLGCPIPPQKLKPGRYWYDKDSGLWGKEGEKPDRMISSKLNVGGKLRQNASNGNTEVYINGREITKTELRVLKLAKVQCPRDTHFWVYDDGSYEEEGQNNIKGNIWGKASTRFICSLLSLPVPPCNPHGAKEDPTIFSGRSVPEYLEQGRVQKLLLFGLEGSGTSTIFKQARFLYGKNFTPEELQNIKLMIQSNLYKYLSVLLEGREQFEEESLMETTTVLDAEESAPGETGVDESKQCIYSINQRFKHFSDWLLDIVATGDLDAFFPAATREYAPIVDEVWRDPAIQETYKRREELHCLPDVAKYFLDRAIEISSNEYEPPDRDILYAEGVTHSNGLAFMEFSFDDRSPMSEIYNENFECPPPLTKYQLIRINSKGLHEGCKWLEMFEDVRAVIFCVALSDYDQMYAHGTGPLRNKMLASRDLFESLVRHPCFKDTPFVLLLNKYDAFEDKISQVPLSACEWFRDFSPLKAHHNNQSLAQQAYYYVAVKFKELYSSISRQKLFVGQTRARERTSIDEAFKYIREVLKWDEEKDENMYGIGVDDSFYSTEMSWSPYIRQE; translated from the exons ATGGCGTCTGAGCCACCGGCAGCGGAGGAAGAGAAAGCTTGGGAGGAGGCTCTGAGAAAGATGCTACCCGTAGGTGCGCCATTGCCCGACGAAGAGCACCTCGATTACTCCATCGCAATCGAGTACCAAGGCCCTCAGATTCCCTATGAGGTTCCCAAGGTTGATCCCCTGGACCTCGATTCCGTTCCGGTTCGCACTCCTTCGCTAGCTTCGGTTTCGGACCTGTCCTCTGTCCCCGTCGCCATGCCGATCATTCCGAAGGCCACGAGGTTCAATCGGTTCAGAAATGGAGGTCTTGGCAGCGGAGTGATGAACACTCCTGTGGAGAGCCCAAGTTCCTCTTCGGCTTTGAGAACTCAATTCGATATGCAGGGTACCGGAGACTCGGAGTTCGGAAACGGAATTGGAGAGCCGTTCTCGGATTCCCAGCGAAAACCTGATGTAATTGACGGAAAGCGGGCTCCGGTGGTGACCTTCAATACGCCGAGGGATTCGGATAACGAAGAGGACGAGTCGGACACGTACTCGAGCGCCGCAGAATTCTCGGTCGGGTCGCCGATTTCAGGGGCCAGGAACGGCCAGAAGTCATGGAAGAAGCGAGGAGTGTGTAGTAGGTGCGGGAGAGGGAACAGGTTGAAGGAGAAGGAGGCTTGTATAGTGTGCGAGGCGAGGTACTGTAGCAACTGTGTGCTGAAGGCGATGGGGTCGATGCCGGAGGGGAGGAAATGCGTTAGCTGCATTGGGCAGCCAATCGACGAGGCCAGGCGGTCCGTTTTGGGGAAGAGTTCTAGGATCTTGGCAAAGGTTTGTAGTCCCCTGGAGGTGAAGCAGATAATGAAGGCGGAGAAGGAGTGCGCGGCGAACCAACTGAGGCCGGAGCAGCTGGTTGTCAACGGGAAGCAGTTAAGGCAGGAGGAGTTGGCGGAGGTTCTGGGGTGTCCCATCCCGCCGCAGAAGTTGAAGCCCGGGCGTTATTGGTACGATAAGGATTCTGGGCTTTGGGGAAAG GAGGGAGAGAAGCCCGATAGAATGATCAGTTCGAAATTGAATGTTGGGGGTAAGCTTCGTCAGAATGCGAGTAATGGGAACACAGAAGTTTACATAAATGGTCGTGAGATCACGAAAACAGAGCTCAGAGTGTTGAAG CTGGCCAAGGTACAGTGTCCCAGGGATACTCATTTTTGGGTGTATGACGATGGATCTTATGAGGAAGAAGgtcaaaataacataaaaggaaatatatGGGGAAAG GCATCCACTCGTTTCATTTGTTCGTTACTTTCGTTGCCTGTTCCACCTTGTAATCCACATGGGGCAAAAGAAGACCCAACTATTTTTTCGGGTAGGTCTGTGCCTGAGTATTTGGAGCAGGGAAGGGTCCAGAAACTTCTGTTATTTGGGTTGGAAGGATCTGGAACGAGCACCATCTTCAAGCAG GCCAGGTTTTTGTATGGGAAAAATTTCACTCCAGAAGAGCTGCAGAATATCAAGCTTATGATTCAAAGCAATTTGTACAAGTATCTTAGTGTACTACTTGAGGGAAGAGAGCAGTTTGAAGAGGAATCATTGATGGAGACAACTACTGTTTTGGATGCCGAAGAGTCTGCCCCAG GTGAAACAGGAGTTGATGAAAGCAAGCAATGCATCTATTCAATCAACCAAAGGTTCAAGCATTTTTCTGACTGGTTACTGGATATCGTGGCTACGGGAGACTTGGATGCTTTCTTCCCTGCTGCTACACGTGAATATGCTCCAATTGTAGATGAAGTTTGGAGGGATCCTGCCATTCAGGAAACATACAAGAGAAGAGAGGAACTGCATTGCCTTCCTGATGTTGCAAAATATTTCTTGGATCGG GCTATAGAGATATCAAGCAATGAGTATGAACCTCCAGACAGGGACATTTTATATGCAGAGGGAGTCACTCATAGCAATGGTCTTGCCTTCATGGAATTCTCATTTGATGATAGAAGCCCCATGTCTGAGATATACAATGAGAACTTTGAATGCCCACCTCCCTTGACCAA ATACCAATTAATTCGCATAAATTCCAAGGGACTGCATGAGGGTTGCAAATGGCTGGAAATGTTTGAAGATGTGAGGGCAGTGATATTTTGTGTTGCGTTGAGTGACTATGATCAGATGTATGCCCATGGTACTGGTCCACTTCGAAATAAAATGCTAGCGAGTAGAgatttgtttgagagtttggtGAGACACCCTTGTTTCAAAGACACCCCTTTCGTGCTCCTGCTGAACAAATATGATGCCTTTGAAGACAAGATAAGCCAGGTTCCTCTATCTGCTTGTGAGTGGTTTAGGGACTTCAGCCCTTTAAAGGCACATCACAATAACCAGTCCCTGGCACAACAAGCATACTACTATGTTGCAGTCAAATTCAAGGAGCTATATTCTTCCATAAGCAGACAAAAGTTATTCGTGGGGCAGACACGAGCTCGGGAGCGTACATCAATCGATGAGGCATTCAAGTACATAAGGGAGGTCCTCAAATGGGATGAAGAAAAGGATGAAAATATGTATGGAATTGGCGTGGATGATTCTTTCTACAGTACAGAAATGAGTTGGTCTCCATATATTAGGCAGGAATGA